The Alnus glutinosa chromosome 3, dhAlnGlut1.1, whole genome shotgun sequence nucleotide sequence CTAAAATGGAGAAAGGACAAGGTGTATCAGAAAGTGAAGCCCACTGGGTCCGAAAATACAGAATAAGCTTAGGTGAGCGTTAATGGATGATGTGATAATGGGGGTCAGCCGGTGAGGAAAATCTGGTGCGTAGAAAATTGGGTGTACTGAGCATGTTCAGCCTCATGCTCTTTTGAAACCGCCCTTTGTGATTCACATGGTTTTGTCTATAAAGATAAATACTGATTAATCCTTGGGAAAAATTGATAAGATTTggtataattttaaacataGCGTCGTCCTCTCTTCTAGTGTTTGGTcaagcttttgttttttgttttcccctTTTCACCACTGCCTTGAGTTACTCGAATCTCAGAATAATTCTACtagccttttccttttccttttctttttccccttaaGCCTACCCAAGAAGCTGTAGCTGGTAAAAGAGAATGAAGGGTTTCAACGGGTAGGTGAAAATGCCTAAACAAAACaagtgggagagagagaaagtgaggtAATGACAAATGGTCCTTGAAATCAGCTTTATTTTCGTGGGCACTAGTTGGTGTGATTGCTCTGTATATGCGACTGTCGTTGAATCACGTGATTGTGCCTTTTCGTCGCCATCACTTAACTTGGTCCGATATTTGTGCTGTTTTCCCTGTGAAAAATACAACTCTTTCTGCATATTCATAATTGCATGCACTGTTAGTTTGAATTTTGCCATTGTTTTTATCATGAATCTTTGATCTTTAATCTTTATGAGTTCGAGTGTTTACCCCTGTATATGGGAACAAACTTTTGTGCTGGACTAGTTGCCTCGACCGAAAGGCAACAAACGGTGACGTGTTAGGTATTAGTTTCTTTCCCTTTtcatcaaaggaaaaaaaaaatgaaaaaaaaaaaacttcaggGCAAATTAATGAGGGCCCTTCTACATTGATGAGACTCTGTATAATTCCATTGCAGTTTATCTTCAACGTTTTGGATTTATAAATTTTACCCCTAGTTGTGGTGGGGTTGCCTCTCTTGAGTTTTGTTGCTATATTTTCTATAATATTGCTGGGGTGTGATAAGAAGTATGGATGTCATGTGGATTTATTGAAAAGTGGGTGGATGTGTCCTTTTATCTCCTCTATTTGCGCAGTTAAAGTAGGGAACCGTATGGCTGTCATGTCACTGgaagtgttttcatcaaattcctCATTTTTATGTTCTTCAAAAAGTTAGATCCTATTTGAGTGTGTACCATTTTGGCTTCTATTTTTCTAGCGCAGAACTGAAGGTATCTTTGTTCAAAAGCATAGCTTGAGGGTGAGAAATATGAATCTTGACCATGGGAAGTGTTGGAAAACTTCAAAGGTTAGTGCAGACTCTTTTTCAGCTTGATTTGCATCGGTCTGTACTTTCAAATGCTTATGAGCCTGACCCATTTAAAGTTTATTGCTTGTCTCTTTGTTACCGTTCTTTTcccccctttctttcttcttcttcttcttcttgggcaAGTAAAGTTTGGCATAATCGGTGGAAACAATTTTAATCCACAAAAGTTCTTAATGGTCATATCGATATAGTACTATAATTGAACTGGATTGATTTGAGTGTTGCTCACTTAACTGTGTTACAGAAGGAGTCTTGGAAGACTATCCTGCTCTTGGCCTACCAAAGCCTTGGTGTAGTATACGGGGACTTGAGCATTTCCCCTTTATACGTTTACAAAAGCACATTTGCAGAAGATATTCATCATTCAGAGACTAACGAAGAGATTTTTGGCGCTCTTTCTTTTGTCTTCTGGACTCTTACATTAATCCCTTTATTCAAGTATGTCTTTGTAGTCCTTCGCGCTGATGACAATGGAGAGGGTGAGTACCAACACAAATGAGCTATATCTATATTATTCAGTTTTTAGGTGTAACTTCTCACGCATGATTTTGCAGGAGGTACTTTTGCTCTTTATTCGTTGATATGTAGGCATGCAAAAGTAGGCCTTCTACCCAACCGGCAGCTTGCGGATGAAGCACTCTCTACATATAAACTGGAACAGCCTCCAGAGAAGAAAAACAGTTCAGGGTTGAAATTGTTCCTTGAGAGATACAAAGCCTTGCACACTGCGCTCCTAATTTTGGTTCTTCTTGGCACTTGTATGGTAATTGGAGATGGACTCCTCACTCCAGTCATTTCAGGTAGAATTTCTGTTTATGAATGTATTATATGCAATTGTTTCCTCTTAGTTTATGGATGAGCTAATTCCAATTTTTTCTTATGTAGTTTTCTCTGCGGTGTCTGGTCTCGAGTTATATATGTCCAAGGATCAACACCAGTGTAAGCTTATCAGCTACAACTCTTTCATATCTAATCATGCCTGTTCAATCATATTAAATTCCGTGGTCTGTTATATGAGAATCTACTCCCCCTCCTCCCCAAATTATATTGAAGGCTGTGGACTTCTAAGTAGTAGCACCGTTCAAGCTATATGGACTGCAAAAACAATAAGCATGTAGTTTGGAATCATGGTTAGGTTATATCTGTCAAGTTAAACTTTGGTGCATGTTCAGGGGagagaaatgaaaatagaaaatttatgtGTTGCTAGATGGGATGTGTATGTTGTTAgaattgtttgttttatttgtgaATTTACTTTTATTGAACTGTAATTGCATCTTTGATTATACTGATGTCcacaaaatttttgttaaaataatacAGCTTACTTAACACAGCCTGGAgctctgtttttttctttttatcattggAAGCGATAATTGAATAGAGGGATCCCCTTTGTCATTCTGATTTAGTGAAAAATAGATATTTGACCTGAAGTGCAGGGACCATCCGAATTGCTCAAGTTGTAGGCTGAGATGGTCATTTCCTGCCATGTATTTGGTCCTACCTACTTTTCTATTGGAGGGGATATGGATAAACTGTTTCATGGTGGGGTTGACACAGGAAGTTTCATTTGATCTGAATTTATAATTTCTACAAAATTCAGACTGGTTACACTTGTACCTCTGTCACCATATTATGTTCTATCAATAAAAACAAGATCAATAGCTTCTGATTATAAATCTTGTCCAATAATCCAAACATTTAACTGAGAATAAATAGACATTCTTTCAGAAATTTGGGCGAGTTTTACTCCGAGTGCATTGTGATGTTTTTGTTGGAGCAACGCCTTTATAAATATGTAAATGTATTATAAATGTAACCAAttggttacattttttttttgtcttagcaAATGGTTATAATTGTCAATGAACCTCTTGGAAGTTTTGCAATTTAACATGTTCTGTTCTGTTTTACCTTTCAGTCTGTGCAGTATCTTAGGCATTTCAATGTTTAATTTGATTGGTGATGACAACAATGTTGTGGGTTTCTTTATTGATTTTCTTTACATTCATGCTATGCCACCATTTGCAGATGCAGTGATTCCAATTACTTGCTTCATACTAGTGTGTCTATTTGCACTTCAACACTATGGCACCCATCGGGTTGGGTTTTTCTTTGCACCAATTGTGTTGACATGGCTACTATGCATCAGTGCCCTCGGCTTATACAATATAATCCACTGGAATCCACATGTCTATGAAGCTCTTTCTCCATATTATATGTTCAAATTCTTGAAGAAGACAAGGTTAAGTGGATGGATGTCTTTGGGGGGAATATTATTGTGCATAACAGGTGAATTTGGAAAAACACAACTATATTCAATTCTCATGTCTTGTCGTTTTGTTTGTTCCGTTGTCTTATGAGTTCTAGATGATGTCTATGGTACCAACTACCAATTGTAAGTGTCAAGAGTCCAACAAAAATGTAAGGCCTCTAACTAGCAACCTCTAGAAAACACCAAGAAACGCCGAAAAAGTCATTTTCAGGGAAAATGTAATCAGTTATAGATTGCACATGTATTTTGTAGTCAAAATAGAGGTTGTGTGTGAAGTGTGACCCAAGTCATTGATTATAGAAAGTAGGGGTGGCAATTCGTGTTTGCGTGTCCGGTTCGGGTCGTGTCGAATTATGAGTATAAAACTGTACAGGTCAACCCTAATCAGACCCTCTTTCCCTTCACCAACCTTTGAACCTTTGATCTTGGGGATAGCGATTCTGTTTGTTAATCCAGAGGTGTAGCACAACCAGTCAAGGGCCACACATCGAAGTAGAAGTCACTGGTTTGAATCTCTTCCTCTTGCTCCCTTTCGGACCACTCACtcataaaaagcaaaaaaacaaaacaaaaatgttacCAGTTAAGCTGGTACCAACTTGAGGTTCAGTTTACAGTATATTTCCCACATCTGGCTAAGCCAGTGGTATGCGTGACTGCATGCAGGCTCAGAGGCAATGTTTGCTGATCTTGGCCACTTCTCATATACGGCAATTCAGGTAATGctgcctttttctctttttgcctttctttcttttgaaaaatttatcCTTATGATGTTTGTTTCCTGGTGGTGTTTTGTCTACCTGTGAAAAGGTCTAACTTGCCTACTAGTGACTGGTATCTAACTATTCATTTTGTCACAGATTGCTTTCACCTTTCTGGTTTATCCAGCACTTATATTGGCATATATGGGTCAAGCTGCGTACTTGTCACAGAATCACCAGACCAACCACAGGATCAGTTTTTATGTCTCAGTTCCAGGTATACCTCAGTCATTCTTGCATTTTAGAGGCAAAGAGTTTCATTTAGTTTGCTTGGAATTGGATAGGAAGCTGACAGGATGAATTTATAATATAGTACATCAGTAGTGTATTGAGATTCATCCTTGACTTGAACTTAAAATGAATTCTGATGTCTCAATCTACTGGAAAATGCTTGGACAACTCTGTGGTTTTTGTTAGTTCTGACCAATCCATAGTTGTGTACTTGACTAGAATATTTATTGATTGTGGAACAATCTGACAGTTTAAAATTTTTGGGTATAGAATGTGTGAGGTTGCCGGTGCTTATACTAGCCATTCTTGCTTCTGTTGTGGGAAGCCAAGCAATCATCAGCGGAACATTCTCTATCATAAACCAGAGCCAATCACTTGGTTGCTTCCCAAGAGTCAAGGTTGTTCACACCTCTGACAAGATTCATGGCCAGATTTATATCCCTGAGATCAATTGGATTCTCATGATCCTCTGCATTGCTGTGACCATTGGGTTCAGAGACACAAAACACATGGGGAATGCATCTGGTAAGTTATGCCCTTGTGTCCTCTTCACCAGGATTATAATGGTAATTTTTACTGTGAGATAAAAATTTCTGCCCAAGTATGAGCCTTAATAAAATCATGGAACCCTCTGAACCATCAGAGAAAAATGTTGAAAGGTTGTCTCCATTATGATAACAAACTTGACAAGGTTTACTGAGATCTTCTAGGGAAACCCTAGCACCAGCTTCAGAGCTTTGAGACTCATCACATTAGTATTCAAccttatgccaaaaaaaaagaaaaaaaaaatggggataGCTTAATTGAAAGAACTTCTGTTTCTTGATCTACTAACAGTCAGATATTTATTTGTTTCAGGGTTAGCGGTGATGGCGGTGATGTTAGTGACAACATGCCTCACTTCCTTGGTTATTATACTTTGTTGGCACAAGCCACCTATCATAGCTATTTCCTTCCTACTCTTCTTTGGCTCTATTGAATTACTCTACTTCTCAGCTTCGCTGACCAAGTTCAGAGAGGGTGCCTGGCTCCCCATCCTTCTAGCCCTTTTCCTTATGACTATCATGTTTGTTTGGCACTACGCAACCATCAAGAAATATGAATATGACCTTCACAACAAGGTTTCATTAGAATGGCTCTTAGCCTTAGGTCCAAGCTTGGGAATTGCTCGAGTTCCTGGAATTGGCCTAGTGTTTACTGATCTCACCTCTGGCATTCCAGCTAATTTCTCCCGCTTTGTCACTAACCTCCCCGCCTTCCACCGCATCCTTGTCTTTGTGTGCGTAAAATCAGTACCTGTCCCTTTTGTGCCCCCTGCTGAGAGATATCTTGTGGGCCGTGTGGGTCCTCCAGCTCATCGGTCCTACAGATGTATTGTCCGGTATGGATATCGTGATGTTCATCAAGATGTTGATTCTTTTGAAAGTCAGCTGGTTGATAGACTAGCCGATTTCATCCGCTATGATT carries:
- the LOC133863737 gene encoding potassium transporter 2 isoform X1 is translated as MPKQNKWEREKVRTEGIFVQKHSLRVRNMNLDHGKCWKTSKKESWKTILLLAYQSLGVVYGDLSISPLYVYKSTFAEDIHHSETNEEIFGALSFVFWTLTLIPLFKYVFVVLRADDNGEGGTFALYSLICRHAKVGLLPNRQLADEALSTYKLEQPPEKKNSSGLKLFLERYKALHTALLILVLLGTCMVIGDGLLTPVISVFSAVSGLELYMSKDQHQYAVIPITCFILVCLFALQHYGTHRVGFFFAPIVLTWLLCISALGLYNIIHWNPHVYEALSPYYMFKFLKKTRLSGWMSLGGILLCITGSEAMFADLGHFSYTAIQIAFTFLVYPALILAYMGQAAYLSQNHQTNHRISFYVSVPECVRLPVLILAILASVVGSQAIISGTFSIINQSQSLGCFPRVKVVHTSDKIHGQIYIPEINWILMILCIAVTIGFRDTKHMGNASGLAVMAVMLVTTCLTSLVIILCWHKPPIIAISFLLFFGSIELLYFSASLTKFREGAWLPILLALFLMTIMFVWHYATIKKYEYDLHNKVSLEWLLALGPSLGIARVPGIGLVFTDLTSGIPANFSRFVTNLPAFHRILVFVCVKSVPVPFVPPAERYLVGRVGPPAHRSYRCIVRYGYRDVHQDVDSFESQLVDRLADFIRYDWHQTHETTCNGDDTSQSNDSSSECRLAVIGTVAFPGPRTFEIEESMQPASVSVEFPTVESVTDVIEMQPVGVIERRVRFAIDDESDTDARAGMDVQLQEELEDLYTAQQAGTAFILGHSHVRAKHGSSVLKRLAVNFGYNFLRRNCRGADVALKVPPVSLLEVGMVYVV
- the LOC133863737 gene encoding potassium transporter 2 isoform X2; this encodes MLVMRRTEGIFVQKHSLRVRNMNLDHGKCWKTSKKESWKTILLLAYQSLGVVYGDLSISPLYVYKSTFAEDIHHSETNEEIFGALSFVFWTLTLIPLFKYVFVVLRADDNGEGGTFALYSLICRHAKVGLLPNRQLADEALSTYKLEQPPEKKNSSGLKLFLERYKALHTALLILVLLGTCMVIGDGLLTPVISVFSAVSGLELYMSKDQHQYAVIPITCFILVCLFALQHYGTHRVGFFFAPIVLTWLLCISALGLYNIIHWNPHVYEALSPYYMFKFLKKTRLSGWMSLGGILLCITGSEAMFADLGHFSYTAIQIAFTFLVYPALILAYMGQAAYLSQNHQTNHRISFYVSVPECVRLPVLILAILASVVGSQAIISGTFSIINQSQSLGCFPRVKVVHTSDKIHGQIYIPEINWILMILCIAVTIGFRDTKHMGNASGLAVMAVMLVTTCLTSLVIILCWHKPPIIAISFLLFFGSIELLYFSASLTKFREGAWLPILLALFLMTIMFVWHYATIKKYEYDLHNKVSLEWLLALGPSLGIARVPGIGLVFTDLTSGIPANFSRFVTNLPAFHRILVFVCVKSVPVPFVPPAERYLVGRVGPPAHRSYRCIVRYGYRDVHQDVDSFESQLVDRLADFIRYDWHQTHETTCNGDDTSQSNDSSSECRLAVIGTVAFPGPRTFEIEESMQPASVSVEFPTVESVTDVIEMQPVGVIERRVRFAIDDESDTDARAGMDVQLQEELEDLYTAQQAGTAFILGHSHVRAKHGSSVLKRLAVNFGYNFLRRNCRGADVALKVPPVSLLEVGMVYVV
- the LOC133863737 gene encoding potassium transporter 2 isoform X3 is translated as MNLDHGKCWKTSKKESWKTILLLAYQSLGVVYGDLSISPLYVYKSTFAEDIHHSETNEEIFGALSFVFWTLTLIPLFKYVFVVLRADDNGEGGTFALYSLICRHAKVGLLPNRQLADEALSTYKLEQPPEKKNSSGLKLFLERYKALHTALLILVLLGTCMVIGDGLLTPVISVFSAVSGLELYMSKDQHQYAVIPITCFILVCLFALQHYGTHRVGFFFAPIVLTWLLCISALGLYNIIHWNPHVYEALSPYYMFKFLKKTRLSGWMSLGGILLCITGSEAMFADLGHFSYTAIQIAFTFLVYPALILAYMGQAAYLSQNHQTNHRISFYVSVPECVRLPVLILAILASVVGSQAIISGTFSIINQSQSLGCFPRVKVVHTSDKIHGQIYIPEINWILMILCIAVTIGFRDTKHMGNASGLAVMAVMLVTTCLTSLVIILCWHKPPIIAISFLLFFGSIELLYFSASLTKFREGAWLPILLALFLMTIMFVWHYATIKKYEYDLHNKVSLEWLLALGPSLGIARVPGIGLVFTDLTSGIPANFSRFVTNLPAFHRILVFVCVKSVPVPFVPPAERYLVGRVGPPAHRSYRCIVRYGYRDVHQDVDSFESQLVDRLADFIRYDWHQTHETTCNGDDTSQSNDSSSECRLAVIGTVAFPGPRTFEIEESMQPASVSVEFPTVESVTDVIEMQPVGVIERRVRFAIDDESDTDARAGMDVQLQEELEDLYTAQQAGTAFILGHSHVRAKHGSSVLKRLAVNFGYNFLRRNCRGADVALKVPPVSLLEVGMVYVV